The window CTTACCAATTAATTTTAAGAGGTCTAGACTTAATTTAAAGCCTCATAATAATGCAAATCACCAGCTTTGATGGTTTGATTAGTTGGGAATAATTCATGTTCTTAGGACAAGATTAACCTTGTGCCTTGTAGAAGTAGTAAATAAGACAGTGATCTCTTGACACAAGGCTGagtcaaggtttttttttttttttggtaagtaAAGAATAgtatttgtattaaaaagagGTGCTAAAATAGCAGCCCATGAAATATAAGAAAGATACACTCACCCCTTTACAGCTGaaataaaaactttccaaaAGAATACACAAGAAACAACCCCTCCCTCAAAGGGAGCCAacccaatcaataaaatctattaaCGTTGAAGGGCTATCTTTTATAAATATCTTAGTCTCCGAACATAATAAGTACACAAAAGAACCTTTTAGCCTTTGGATGGACAACATGTCACCTTCAAAGGCGATTTTGTTTTTTGCCTTCCGAACTGTCCAAAAAATACGTAAAGGACTCACTCTCCAAACTTTCTTGTGCTTCTTACCCATAAAAGACTCATTCCAACTCAAGAGGGTTTCCCTAACCGAAGAAGGAAACACCCACGAAactccaaaaagagaaaaaaaaacatcttccaCAAAGTCCTTGTCTTTACACAATGGAGAAGTGATCTATGGATTCCTCATTTGTATGACAAAGATAACACCTATTTGGTAAAGCCCAACCCCTCTTCTGGATTTGGTCCAAAGTTAAAGCTTTTCCCTACAAGGCctcccaatcaaagaagcttACTTTTGGCTGCACATAGGAATTCCAAATGATTTTCGTTGGGAAGTAAACTGAAGAATCCGACTCTAAGGCTTTATAAAGGGACTTTATAGAGAATTTACCACTCTTCATTGGCGTCCACAAcaccctatcctcctcatccacaTTCACTCTTTTCCCACACAACCATGATAAAAGGCTCTCCACCtcatccacctcccaatcattcaaAGCTCTAGTAAATCAAGGACTCCAACTCCCCCCACCTTTTGAGACATTCCAAACATCCTTCACCCAAGCCTCTTTGGGAACAACTAAGGCAAGAGGGGAAAGAATCATACAAAGGCATGtcaccacaccacttatccctCCAAGAACTCACCTATTGCCCATTACCCACCACAAAGAAAAGTCTACTGCTAATGAGGTGCCAAAgcttcctaattgctttccacaaccctaCACCATACCCCTCCCTTACTTCGCAGGAACACCAGCCACCTCGTTCTTTCCCATACTTCCCCCTTATTACTTGATTCCAAAAGGCCTCTATCTCATTCGCAaaacgtcagcttcattttccAAGGAAAACCTTATTAATAATAGCAAGACTCTTAACCTCCAAACTCCCTCTTCTTTTATTTGAACAAACAGTCGCCTACCTTACCAAATGGGGTTTTTTGCTCAAGATTATGAAACAAAAGATTCCATAATTCCATTCAGTCCTAGTTGAAATCTATGTGCTGCATGGGAAGCAAGCATGCTGGTGCAATAAAGTCCTTATAATGATAGACCAACCTATTTCTGATCTCCAATTATTAGCTTAGAGAGCTAATAACAATTCTGATGACCTTGACATTCCGTGGTGCACTTGTACTACTCTCCTTTAATCACTTTATGTTGTATTTTGGCATATTATAATCACATCCTGTAGCCTTGTTTGGGATAATGTCTAACTTGTGCATTTAACAATAGAAAAAGTAGACATAATTACTGCTATGGTGTGATTGAATTTTATGGGAATGGTAtttgaaaaatgcttttattagaaataaggataattatgatattttttaaaattttatttaaattaaatgaaaatctGCTTCTTGCATCACTTTTGAGGATAAGTGTTGAGTCTCCCTGCTGCTTCCATATGCCTTGCTGAGAATTGTTGTGTCCATGATTGAAAGTTCTATTCAAACTTTTGTAAAATTTGTGTTTGACCTTTGAACACTACTTTTAGGGGTTGAGAAGCTCTCGGAATTCAGTCTTTTATCTGCCAAAGCAATTCCATTTATGTTGCACTTGGAAGCATCGTGATGCatgttctttgctatgcttttCAAGTTATTTATGATTTGGTAATAATCATGTCATTGGACCATCTTTGTCCAAATGCAGGTACCAACCACCAATTCCAGCTGATCAAGTGAGACCGTGGACTGAATATGATTATGAAGGAGGTAAAAAAATGCATCATTGTTGTttactacaatttttttttttttttgataggtatcaTTGTTGTTTACTACAATCTCATTGCTTGACATTTTTATAACTTAACACTTGTGGAATCAGAGGGCTCTCCTGCGATGAGGGGCAGAGGTCGTAGTGGCCGAGGAAGGGGTAGAGGTAGAGGTAACTTACACTGCTCTTTGGTAGTGCTTGAATGTTGTCTTGTTTTATGTGacaataagaatattttaatacttATTGTAGTTTTTCTGGGTAACTAAACTGACAGTTGTATATTTACAAGTGCTTATCTGGGTTGCCTTTTACCTGCACTGTTGAACCTGAAGGTGTAACATAAATATTGCAAACTAGAGCCTGAGGCTGATGAAGTTGGAAGCCAAAATGATGGTTTTGCTAACAAATGAATGTAATTAGAAAATCTAATTTTGCCACATAAAATGGGTAAATATGCAGTAAATCAAAACCGTATTTATaagattttgttttgttaattcTTTGTTGCACTGCaacattttgatgatttttgcaAAAGTTGAACGTATATTTTTGTTAAGACTCAGATTTTTCAGAAGCAGCTCTATATTGCCCAGCTTTAAAAAGTTAGGTGGCGGGTTAACAAAGCAGATTATCTGTTGATTTACAATTACTTGTTTAGAATAGTGATTATTTCATTTGgttagtaaatatatataatgaaaaataagaagattcttttttccctttacCATTTTGCTTCTGATCCCTAGAACTGAGAATGATCTGGGAACATATTTATCTAGGGATGACATGAAAATTCTTTagctattaatttttcattttccttgttaAGTTTGagatgaacctctctcatctgCAAGTTATGTTCCATTTTATTTGTCCATTTGTAAGCTTGACATGTCATATACCTGGCAAATGTTTTAGTGAAATGGGTGTTTTTGTATATCTGGCATATTGAGCTCTGTTTTTGAAGTTTTCATGAGGGAGCAGACACAGGTTTTTGGTTATATTCTGCCTCAAAATGCTTGAAACCTAAGGGCTTATTTGGCAATGTTTTTGAAGTTGGTTCTCAAAAGACCAGTTTTTGGAAACAGTTCTTCAAAATATctcttaattgttttttaaaccaaaattctaTTTAggaacttaaatatgaaaaacagttttctcgGTTTATTCTCCATGAAGGTACTATGCATTTGTGCATAATGCCTAAATTTGTTGAAGTATcatccatattttcaattgtttttcatcgtactctaaaaaaaaaaaaaaaacactagaaAGCACCTtggatttgttctaaaaaacttgttttcagAACAAGTTTTCAAACATTGTTTTCATCAATAATTTCCCTAATGTGATTTTTGAgctagaaaactgttttttgttttaaaaaaatataaaactgtTTTCAGCAGCTCCCAAACAAGCAGTGAAAAGGAGGACAATCATAGACAAGTTTTCTTCACAGCAAGTATTAGCTTGACACTTAATTTTGGTATTTCGGTTGTCAATCATTAGAAGGCTTTCTTTTTTTGATTTCTGTCTCTTAAGTTTATAAGAGAGACAACTTTTTATAGTTGAGATTCATTGCCTTGTTGCTTGAATAACTGTCCTCTGGTAACTGTGTAAAGCAGTTACAGTTAACAATGTTGCTGTCATTGTTGGTCCAAATGACTTCTGCTCCATGGTtgccatttttttcaatttatagcTTGGTTATTGGCCTGTGGCTAGAGATCTCAGGAGAGATACATTTTAAAACCTCAATCACCCTGTAAATTTCACACACTGAAAATTGATAAACCAGCTGGTAGATTCTTTGCCTAAAGTGGAGCATATTGGGGAAAAATACTAATAGCTAAATATGTTAACTTAGCTGGAAGATCAATCTTGCCATCATTGACACAACTTTTTGTTTATGCCTGGGTGGCTGCTAATGTTACTTTATTCTGTTTGGTTGTATTTTCATTTAGCATAAGCTCAGTTATCCCTCTTTTCTCTTAAATGTGTTTTCAGGGAATAATAACAATGGGATGGTAGAATACAATGGTGATGGTGGCTGGGATGGTGTGCGCGGGGGGTATGGTGGCAGAGCTCGAGGCCGTGGAAGAGGCCGTGGTTATCGTGGGCGTGGAAGAGGCTATGGTGGTGGAGATATGCAACAAGAAATGGGCGGATACAATGACTATGGATCAGGGGCAGTGCCTGCTCAAGGCCGTGGTAAGCTCTTAGATTTATGTTCTGTGAAGTTTCTTTCTGCCCTTTAATAAAAGAAGGTTCATGGCTAGTTAAATAGGGAATGTCTTAATTAACAGAACTTAACACCATATGTACTTTGTCAAGAGGCCTCTCTAGTATGGAAGGCTATTCTTTCATGTTATCTCCTTTGATAAGGCTTTCCTAAGGTTGCAATGCATGAGATTGCAATGAAACACTTGCTTTATGTTATCACCACACCTAGTTGTATATGTCAGTGTATAATTATGATGCAGATGCATATTTATTATGAAGCACACCCCTTTGTCATGGGTTTTTTCCccttgaagaaattgttttgCATGCTTTATTTGTTGCTTGATGTGTTTTCTATGGTGACAGATTTCTAAGTTTTGCCATGAATATCTGAAGTACATCAGGATCTAGTGCAGAATTGCATTTGCTAGTGATCTTCCACGAATTTTCTTTGGGCCCATTTGGGATTGATTCTCATAAAAGTGCTTGTAGCCTGTAGTGCTTCCATAGGAAgcatttttattagaaatacttTTACGGTGGATCGGTTAATGTTAGTCGAAATATCGTTTTAAATGATTCTTGTAAGGAAATTGCATTAGGAAGTGCTTTTAACCTTTCAAGAATCACTCCTAAGTAAACTCTAAGTTTTGAATCCATATTTCATCCTCATCATATTTGCCTGTGTATAGCTTCATCAAGAGTTATTCAAAACAAACCAAAGAGTTTGAAAACTGGCACTGATTTGGCAGTTAaatctagaaagaaaaataggaaagatCAAAGCTTTATCTGTGGCATTGAATGATGCTAGATAACCGAGTAATCATTGGATCTGGCACCATGAAGGTGCTGATTCCTCAAAATATGTGGTGGAGGAACTCATAAAATCTACCTTGGTGGATCTGCTATGAACCCATGACAAAATATTCTGCTActcatgttaaaattattttgatctTTCCTAAATTACTGCTTGTTTGAGTCTTGCAGGGCGTGGACGATGGCGAGGCAGGGGGAGGGGCCGTGGACCTGGTCGGGATATCAAATCAGATGGCCCAGTCCAGGCAGCTGCCTGAACCCCATAGGTTTACATTGCAGATAGTTGTGGATGCCTGCTCTGCTGATTATGTGGTGGTATCTTTAGCTGGGGAGTGTTGGTTTCAGTGATGAATGTTTAGGCGTATCAGTTATAGTGGGCTGCTGCCGCCATGTGGCAGCTGTGTTTTTGTAGGTTCATACtaggttttattttaatttattgctGACAAGAACTCAAAACGTTGTACACCTTCCATCTTTTTAGGGAATAATAGAGCAGTACATTCTTTCATTCTTAATCCTAGCATTTGTCTCTTTGTTGTTTTCTGATGTTCTTAGCGCGGTGAGCATTCTGCTGTAGTTTCTTCCGCTTAAAGCTGTGCTTCGGTTGTTTAAATTTTACTTGGTACTGTTGGAGTTGGTAATTTTTACAACATATAGGGTACATGAGCCATCCGATTCCCTATTCCTTGCCCCAAATGTTAGTCTCTAATTGagtgtttttcaaaacagtttttggaaagtgtttttaaaaactattttacaaTGTTTTGCAGGATAAAAGTCTAATATTTgagaatgttttcaaaaataattattttttttatatacaagtttatgaaatgttttttaaaatttgttttaaaaaattaatttgttttcaaaatgagctttttttaaaaagggttttTGATGGAAGCTTAACACGTATTTgagtgttttatatttttaaagaacagaAAATTGTGTTCAAGGACAGGTTGTAACTTTGCcttctctttcaatttttaagaTGCAATAGCTGGATGCACAAGCACGCCATCTCGGGCGATAAAATAAGAAGCATTAGTTGTGGCTAGGGGTCTCCAACGGGCGGCCCGGGCCATAAATAAGAGGCCCGCGGCCCAGCTCGGGCGGGGCCTATGGGCCCATTGACTGGtcaacgggccgggccgggccatgCTAAAATGGTAGGCCCGTGGCCCGGCCTATGAGCCCACGGGTTGGCGGTCTGATGGGCGGGTCGGGTCGGGCCGACGGGCTTTTTTATTTAAGCCAAAATGAAACCAAGGAAagggggggattcgaacccctcccTTCATGCTCAAACCTTAAGGCTCTAACCAACTAAACtacattctttttatgtttattaattgagttagttatatgtatataaaaataaagtatattattttttaaaaaaaaattaaaggctccaacagtcatgtgaccgttggagcctagCTCCATcccatgtgaccgttggagatggtcaattattttgttttttttttttttttaaccttcctataaatacatcttcttccttttcattttttcatcaaattctctctatttctctcacattctacaatatttcaaattcttttatttttccatcaaattatacaatattgttggtggtgcaaaacaagcattggtggctccaagagttcaaatttgctaggaatttctgcatcggttctctaattgagtaacatacttcacctctactactttatttttttgttacattttttttatatttattactttattatttttggcataatattttatcaataattataatatgacaagtatttcttcatctagtccatgagatgaaatatcatcaaataaaaaatttacttcaaatatatggaattttttttatagaatagaaataattttagaaaataataaaaaagaaataaaaacaaaatgtaaatttgtaataaatttcttactggtggctcaaatgcaggcacaagtcatttaaaaagacatcatgaaaattgtaaaactaaaaataatgtagatattagaaattatatgcaattaggtaaaaatgaaagtggaaatttaaaaacattttcttatgatgaatctaactgtcgtgaagaaatgattaattatataataagagcagaacaacctttcaacatgatggaaactcatgattttgtaggaataattcaacgaggtattaatcctcaatttaaaggttggtctggaaatacagttaaaagagatattatgaaaaaaaaatttatacacaaaaagaaattttaaaaaatttttttgcaaattttaaaggaaatatttgtttaacatctgatatttgaacatctttaactcacactggttttttatgtataactgctcactacattgataatgaatggaaattaaataaaagaataatttcatttaaattaataaatgctccacatagtggtaaaaatatagcatctttaataaatgatgaaattatagatttaggcattcgtgataaaatattgacaataacattagataatgctgctaataatgatgcagcaatacatagactaaaactatattggcaagtaaaagaaatcatgctaaaatatttcatatgcgttgttgtgcacatattttaaatttaattgtaaaggatggattaaaaaatgttgatagtacattggaaaaaattagaggcattgcatatagtattaatagttctcaagcaaaacatgaattattttttcattgttgcaaaatgttaaatatgaaaagaaaaaatataaatttggatatggccattagatggaattccacatataaacttttacaaaatattacaaaatatagaaaagtagtcgaattatatgaaatacaattaattaacaatgattgtgaagcagatatttatgcattaaatgattatgattggcatattgcggatcttttaagagatctttttgaaatttttgatacttcaacaaacattttttgtggtgtatattatccaacttcaaatcgagttattacgcaaataactaatatttttcttgtacttcaaaaatatttaagttttgaaatatttaatgatacaatatttgcaatgatagaaaaatttagaaaatattggggagaaatacctttaattttttatattgctttaattgtggaccctagttgaaatttgaagctttggatgaatggttaacagttattattttaatgaccaaataaaaattgaaaaaattaaaaatgaaataaatttattattatataatttatataactattataaagaaaaatatggtaatgatattaatactattaaattatcacctacatctacaaactcctcatctttttataaaggagctctagaaatgttgaaaagtcgaaaaaagacaacaaatagttctccaaataatacatctaatttagataaatatcttaatactgatacaatttcatttgaagatcaagaagattttgatattttaatatggtggaaatcacatcaacacaaatatcttgtgctttctataattgctcgtgatgtactaacaattcctgtgagtacagttgcatcagaagctgcttttagtgcaggtggaagagtagttagtaaaaaacgatgcaacttagcgccagatgttattgaagcagggatatgtgtgaaagattgggaaatagcagataaaaggatgtacGATTCCATTCGAGAAATAGAGATGCTTGTcgatatggaatctttaaaattatcaagatcttcatggatgcatgatagttcgtcatcaccgccagaaaataatgactaaatgtatattatatttttatttttattttttgtggttgaaaaatacagatgattgacaaataaataggtgccaacctagttgggatgtatttattttgtagtgatgtaaacttttcccacattttcaaatgtaattatacattcaattaataaaattttgaaatgaatattttttttaataatttttatttttgtaattttttttttaagggccgggccgggcctaaaaTTAGGCCTGCGGCCCGGCCCGCCCAAAAAGGGGCTCGGGCCCGGCAGGCTCGGGCCAGGCCTAAAGcgggccgcgggctttttggagacccttagttGTGGCTGTGGCATTTTATAGGCCCAATGCCCTctataaaattttccaaattcatgCGCCTTCCGATCGTCATACTCTCATCAAAAGAAGTGAAGAACGCAAATTCATGCTTCCATCAAAATTACTTGACAACTCTTGTCTTGACATATCCTCCACATGGGGATAAATTATCGGGAGAATTGCCGGGTGGGTTGGGTTAGAATAATTATTAGAAAGTTTCGCCTcttctaataaaataattattgggAGTACTTTAATAGGTTTAAATGCCAAAACTATTCTTCAactcaaacttttcaaaaatcaaagtaTTTAAAGTACTTCACTTGACTTATTAAGACATTTATGGTGTGTGAATccacatttattataataatttacattcaaattttaaatcaaaattttatatttaacccttataattattatatataatgataatataatttgttatttaaatttactatttaaaacaaaaatacttctaaaaaatattttcaatataccatttttttttttttacatttttttattctaatttttaattttattaagaaaaaataagttttataattatataataaaaatgatgattttttcatatatatatatatatatatatatatatatatatatatatatttaaattaataaattatgtttttgtattaaaataatttttattttttataataaaataattttttaaaatttatatgattttttttccattgcctagtgtgtttttttcttaattttcatatataattacaggtccaacaaaaatattatatgattacaatataaatacacttactttacaataaaacctaattatgaaaattttgaaattttttataaaaatgataattttgtatgatcataccatatttcacaatatatttatatcataaataatttctgaaaccaaatgaaatattaatttgaattcacgATACtcgtagtttttttttatataaaattgttaaataatttcaatgaattggatgaatgttgttaatatattgataCAATATGTTAATATCAATAGAGTATGAATAagcatttttagaattattacttttgtaatgaaatataggtacaacataaatgcattatacttacaatacaaatacaTTATCATTACAACATATTACAATATAATTTGCTATATTACCCAATGAATAATTGtgagttattccatttaatagTTGTGTGTTtgtcaattgaatatttatatattattcaattgatgagtgcttatagaaaataattattcattctattatggtaacaaagtttttaattgtatgttccATATATAAAACGTTATAATAACCTTAgaatatgattttcatttatgatgtattgaaaaatatttttttttacaagattctttaaaaaaattccatttttttgaaaaaaaaaaagtagcaaATTTTTAAGTAGTTACTTGATTGTTCAAAAgtgaacaacaatttttttaggCTTGAAAAATGTACTATTGATTATCTGTACTTATCATCATAAATGGGTTTCACATCATTGACagtctcaaatttatttataaataatataaaaaacatattcaaggataaaattatattctaaaaatCCTTGAGATGAGTGAGCTTTCCTAGTAATTATTCCAACCAATTGAGTAATTCTCCCAACATGATTCTTGTATCCTTGTGGGGCATAGATTACTTTTCAGAGAGGATTGAGGCTGAACCATTTGTCTGAATCTGAGAACAGGGAGTGTGAGTACGTTTTGTAAGGAAAAATATCAACCACCAATTCAGAATTTCTTCCCCCTCATTGTTTCAAACTACTAGGGATTCAAGCAATTTTCGAACATGGGGGATTTAGTGTTGCAAGAACCCTTCCAAAACACAATGGATACCAAAGATGGAATACTTCTCTCATCAAGTGTAGGAATGTTATTTTTAGACTCTCAATTCTATTTTAAGGAGAATATTAATCATTTCAAAAgctattttcaaagttttttttattgaaaaacaaaatacaataaaCATATCCAACCAAAATACAAGTTTTACATATAAAAAGTCAATTTTCATCTTCCCAAAAAATcagtttattattttcatactgTAAAACAAAcaagaagagaaataaaatacaattttgatTTTGCTTAATTGTGCACATGCATATCTAAAAACATCCACCCATTGACATCCCTGCCTACACTGCTTCCAACAAGTCGACTAGAGCAAATTTGTTACAGTCCAAACAATTAGCATGCACCCCTGAAACCTCCTTCTCGCACCCAAAAATCAAACTTCAGAAAAAGTTTAACAGGGAGTGCCACTGTGGAAGCAGCAAACATATACTATCCATCTAAATTTATTGGCAGCACATGCATAATTATCGTATCAATCACCATACTTCAAAGCAGCATTAGACAGGGAAGGACCAAAAGACAGAATTATGAAAGAAATTCTGAATAACTAGCAGTTCATAATATCTCTtcgaaaagaaacaaaaattgtgCAAAACCAAGACTGCTCAAATCCTCTCAACGCTTCAGACACTCGGAATATTAACTGTAATGTCTTAATGATTATAGACTAGAAGGAAAATTTCATTGCAAAAGAAACCACAATCACCCAATTTGCAGCAATGGTCCAAAATTCACCAAAGAAATGCAAAATTATGCTTTCATCCGTCCATAGAACTTCTGCTTCTCTTGTGTAGTCTGGAAACGTCCATGCCCAAACTTTGAGGAAGTATCGATGAACTTGAGCTTGATCTCCTCGAGGGCCACACGAGATGTCTGCTTGAGCAGAGACTGACGAAGTGTAACAACTCTCTTCTTAGGCCCAACACAGCAACCCTTGATCATCACATAATCATCCTTCACCACACCATAGTGAGGGAAACCACCCATCGGAGTTATATCTTTCTCGGTCCTGTTTAATTATCCAAGTAAAGAAACGATGATATTAGTTACAGTAGCAATGTTGGCATCCTGTGAGATTGAGTATACAAACATAGGGCTATTAttacttaaaaacaatttacaaaTCCATTAAAAAATGATAGCATGCATATAACAGGggcatttcaaattttttcagcCATGACTTCGAATTCAAAGGTTCATATAAATTCTTAAAACATTTCTATCACTGCTGCACAAAAGGGAAAAGGTTCTAAACTgggaatcaaaactaaaataaaataacagaaGTGATTGACACTGTACCATGCCAATAAACATCTATTTTTGGACAGAAGGAGATTTGAGGCTAAGAGTTCTTTTAACAAATGTTTTAATGACATCAACAAAGGCCTTGCCAAAGTTCAGTAAATAAGTTACTAACCTGTCAAACTCAGTGAGGGCAGTGTGAGACTCCTGCTCAATCTTGCCAAGCTTGTAAATCTTCTTGTTCATTTCAGTACGATGGTGGTATCCATTCTGACCAGCCCTGGCAACTGTGAATGAAACTCTAGCAGGATGCCAAGCACCAATACATGCCACCTTCCTCAAACCCCTGTGAGTCTTACGGGGAAGGCGGGTGACACCCCAACGGGTGACGACACCTTCATAACCCTTACCTTTAGTCACACCAATGATGTCAATCATCTCATCCTTCTGGAAAATGGCATCCACAGGGACTTGTTTCTCAAAGAAACCATAAGCATAATCCACTTTTTGAGCAATGGTTCCACCATTGACCTGGATCTCCATCAAGTGTGCTTTCTTCTGCTTCAATCCCTTCATCTTCCTAATCTATAACACCATGACCAGAGAAATTAGTTAGAGGATAAGGATCATTTAGGGAACATGAGAGCTGGAACTAAATTTTGAAGTATTGACAAGCAGTCAAATAAGTCATGTCCAATGATGAGCCAGATCAGAGGCTGAACaggtgagagagagaaagagagagagaaaatcaaTGTTCATTCTCCTTTTAAACATCACAGTTCAGTTGAGGATGGAAACTTATATTGGTTTCATTCCC is drawn from Vitis riparia cultivar Riparia Gloire de Montpellier isolate 1030 chromosome 18, EGFV_Vit.rip_1.0, whole genome shotgun sequence and contains these coding sequences:
- the LOC117907567 gene encoding heterogeneous nuclear ribonucleoprotein A1, A2/B1 homolog isoform X2, with amino-acid sequence MDRYQRVEKPRPETPINENEIRITAQGRMRNYITYATTLLQDKGSDEIALKAMGRAINKTVMIAELIKRRIAGLHQNTLIGSTDITDMWEPLEEGLLPLETTRHVSVIAITLSKKELDISSTGYQPPIPADQVRPWTEYDYEGEGSPAMRGRGRSGRGRGRGNNNNGMVEYNGDGGWDGVRGGYGGRARGRGRGRGYRGRGRGYGGGDMQQEMGGYNDYGSGAVPAQGRGRGRWRGRGRGRGPGRDIKSDGPVQAAA
- the LOC117907567 gene encoding heterogeneous nuclear ribonucleoprotein A1, A2/B1 homolog isoform X1 — protein: MDRYQRVEKPRPETPINENEIRITAQGRMRNYITYATTLLQDKGSDEIALKAMGRAINKTVMIAELIKRRIAGLHQNTLIGSTDITDMWEPLEEGLLPLETTRHVSVIAITLSKKELDISSTGYQPPIPADQVRPWTEYDYEGEGSPAMRGRGRSGRGRGRGRGNNNNGMVEYNGDGGWDGVRGGYGGRARGRGRGRGYRGRGRGYGGGDMQQEMGGYNDYGSGAVPAQGRGRGRWRGRGRGRGPGRDIKSDGPVQAAA
- the LOC117906939 gene encoding 60S ribosomal protein L3 translates to MSHRKFEHPRHGSLGFLPRKRAARHRGKVKAFPKDDPSKPCRLTAFLGYKAGMTHIVREVEKPGSKLHKKETCEAVTIIETPPMVIVGVVAYVKTPRGLRSLNTVWAQHLSEEVKRRFYKNWCKSKKKAFTKYSKQYETEEGKKSIQAQLEKMKKYASVIRVLAHTQIRKMKGLKQKKAHLMEIQVNGGTIAQKVDYAYGFFEKQVPVDAIFQKDEMIDIIGVTKGKGYEGVVTRWGVTRLPRKTHRGLRKVACIGAWHPARVSFTVARAGQNGYHHRTEMNKKIYKLGKIEQESHTALTEFDRTEKDITPMGGFPHYGVVKDDYVMIKGCCVGPKKRVVTLRQSLLKQTSRVALEEIKLKFIDTSSKFGHGRFQTTQEKQKFYGRMKA